From Staphylococcus sp. M0911, a single genomic window includes:
- a CDS encoding teichoic acid D-Ala incorporation-associated protein DltX — protein sequence MKSKGKEPTNKYYLAMKPYLLTLLYLAIFIALYLIYGSGDTQNNFIYNEF from the coding sequence ATGAAGTCCAAAGGTAAGGAACCTACGAATAAGTATTACCTAGCAATGAAGCCGTACCTTTTAACATTGTTATATTTAGCAATATTTATAGCACTATATTTAATTTATGGAAGCGGAGATACACAGAATAACTTCATTTATAATGAATTT
- a CDS encoding D-glycerate dehydrogenase, whose product MNKIIVTRQIPQKFISQLEDIAEVVVWNESLIPMPRDKFLAEVQDAIACFITLSETIDETCLANAPHLKVIANMAVGYDNIDVNIAKQKGIIVTNTPEVLTETTAELGFTLMLATARRIVEAEKYVQDGQWKSWGPYLLSGKDVYGSTIGIFGMGDIGKAFAKRLKGFDTNILYHNRSRHEDAERDYNASFVSFEELLENSDFVVCTAPLTDETKYKFNAEAFAKMKTDAIFINIGRGAIVNENDLVHALNTGQILACGLDVLEQEPIDVEHPLLKMPNVVIVPHIGSASEYTRDRMVQLCIDNIKAVLNNEPAITPVSS is encoded by the coding sequence TTGAATAAAATTATTGTAACACGTCAAATCCCTCAAAAATTCATATCACAATTAGAAGACATCGCAGAGGTAGTCGTTTGGAATGAGTCTTTGATACCCATGCCTAGAGATAAATTTTTAGCGGAAGTACAAGATGCTATCGCATGTTTTATCACATTAAGTGAAACAATAGACGAAACATGTCTTGCAAATGCACCACATCTAAAAGTAATCGCAAACATGGCAGTAGGATATGATAATATTGACGTTAATATAGCTAAACAAAAAGGTATCATAGTTACTAACACACCGGAAGTACTTACCGAGACAACTGCTGAATTAGGTTTTACTTTAATGTTGGCAACTGCACGTCGAATTGTTGAAGCAGAAAAATATGTTCAAGATGGTCAGTGGAAGAGTTGGGGGCCATATTTATTGTCAGGAAAAGATGTCTATGGATCAACAATTGGTATATTCGGAATGGGAGACATTGGAAAAGCATTTGCCAAACGATTAAAAGGGTTCGACACTAACATTCTTTATCATAATCGTTCCAGACATGAAGATGCAGAACGTGATTACAACGCGTCATTTGTATCCTTTGAAGAACTATTAGAGAACAGTGATTTTGTTGTTTGTACTGCGCCCTTGACGGACGAAACTAAATACAAATTCAATGCCGAAGCTTTTGCAAAGATGAAAACAGATGCCATTTTTATCAATATCGGTAGAGGTGCAATTGTGAACGAAAATGATTTAGTACATGCATTGAATACTGGACAAATTTTGGCATGTGGACTAGATGTGTTGGAGCAAGAGCCGATTGATGTAGAGCACCCACTACTTAAAATGCCTAATGTAGTGATTGTTCCTCATATAGGAAGTGCCTCAGAATATACGCGAGATCGTATGGTGCAATTGTGTATTGATAATATTAAAGCAGTTCTTAATAATGAACCAGCCATAACACCTGTATCAAGTTAA